The Pseudodesulfovibrio sp. S3 genome has a segment encoding these proteins:
- a CDS encoding adenylosuccinate synthase: protein MSNIVVFGSQWGDEGKGKIVDMLAEKADAIVRFQGGNNAGHTLVVDGEQCILHLIPSGVLHPGKQCLIGNGVVLDPVVFCQELDKLDAKGLDVSPARMMISKKTHVIMPYHQLMDKVRESSKSKDGKIGTTGRGIGPCYEDKMNRCGIRAGDFADPELLKGKIGKALEEKNVLFQHLYGAKPMDAQTVFDEVMPVAERLVPYLGDVSSAIQAADCVLFEGAQGTHLDIDHGTYPFVTSSNTVTANAASGSGCSPRELDRIIAIVKAYTTRVGSGPFPTEQLDADGEYLQSKGHEFGATTGRKRRCGWLDLVVLRESTRLNGPTELAITKLDVLSGLKEIKLCTAYDYKGERIAYPPQEENGMAYVTPVYEVMPGWDEDISEARSWGDLPVNAVNYLKRIEEISGVKIGIVSVGPDRIQTF, encoded by the coding sequence ATGTCCAATATAGTGGTTTTCGGTTCCCAGTGGGGAGACGAAGGTAAAGGCAAGATCGTCGACATGCTGGCCGAAAAGGCGGACGCCATCGTTCGTTTTCAGGGCGGCAACAATGCCGGACATACTCTGGTGGTCGATGGAGAACAGTGCATCCTGCATTTGATTCCTTCCGGTGTCCTGCACCCCGGCAAGCAATGTCTCATCGGCAACGGCGTGGTCCTGGACCCGGTCGTGTTCTGCCAGGAACTGGACAAGCTCGATGCCAAAGGGCTTGACGTGTCGCCTGCCCGCATGATGATCAGCAAAAAAACGCACGTCATCATGCCGTACCACCAGCTCATGGATAAAGTCCGTGAGTCATCCAAGTCCAAGGACGGCAAGATCGGTACCACAGGTCGGGGCATTGGCCCCTGCTATGAGGACAAGATGAACCGATGCGGCATTCGTGCCGGAGATTTCGCCGACCCCGAGCTGCTCAAGGGCAAGATCGGCAAGGCATTGGAAGAGAAAAACGTTCTTTTCCAGCATCTGTACGGCGCAAAGCCCATGGATGCCCAGACCGTGTTCGACGAGGTCATGCCTGTTGCGGAACGTCTGGTCCCCTATCTGGGTGATGTTTCTTCCGCCATACAGGCGGCCGATTGCGTTTTGTTCGAAGGCGCGCAGGGCACCCATCTGGACATCGACCATGGCACCTATCCTTTCGTGACCTCCTCCAACACGGTCACGGCCAATGCCGCTTCCGGCTCGGGCTGTTCGCCGCGTGAACTGGATCGCATCATCGCCATTGTCAAGGCGTACACCACCAGGGTGGGCAGCGGTCCGTTCCCCACGGAGCAACTGGACGCCGATGGTGAATATCTTCAGAGCAAAGGGCACGAATTCGGCGCCACCACAGGGCGCAAGCGCCGTTGCGGCTGGCTTGATCTGGTCGTGCTCAGGGAGTCCACTCGTCTCAACGGTCCCACGGAACTGGCCATTACCAAACTCGATGTGCTGTCCGGCCTCAAGGAAATCAAGCTGTGCACGGCCTATGACTACAAGGGGGAGCGGATTGCCTATCCGCCCCAGGAAGAGAACGGCATGGCCTACGTCACTCCGGTCTATGAGGTCATGCCCGGTTGGGACGAAGACATCTCCGAAGCGCGGAGCTGGGGCGACCTGCCCGTGAATGCGGTCAACTACCTGAAGCGGATCGAAGAGATATCCGGTGTGAAAATCGGCATAGTTTCGGTTGGCCCGGACCGTATACAGACCTTTTAA
- a CDS encoding DNA polymerase III subunit delta', translated as MTLHGDPLAALAGQEHAVKRLNAIAADPPQSIVIEGGDAQSRVALALYWAMRLNCASGSIPCGQCPACKQIGNLAFNDLLFFDGREGLIKVDPVRETRSTWGQPPHGDGYRVTIFAEAQMFMTEAANALLKSLEEPRPGNVFVLAAPQRERLLETLVSRSWVVTLAWPDVRENSPEVTEWTTALVSFWQSGRGWFERTSAKGAVNKDLAMDVVLGMQRELREAFSGSCATRLSQGLAKAYGPAELRRIGLILEQAQDALNTQVPVNPAMVLDWVATRMV; from the coding sequence ATGACGTTGCACGGTGACCCGTTGGCCGCCCTTGCAGGGCAGGAACATGCGGTCAAGCGTCTCAACGCCATTGCTGCCGACCCTCCCCAATCCATTGTTATCGAAGGGGGTGACGCGCAATCACGCGTTGCCCTCGCCTTATACTGGGCCATGAGGCTGAACTGCGCCTCAGGCTCCATTCCGTGCGGCCAATGCCCGGCCTGCAAGCAGATAGGGAACCTTGCCTTCAACGACCTGCTATTTTTTGACGGCCGCGAAGGACTTATCAAGGTGGACCCGGTGCGGGAAACGCGGTCCACCTGGGGCCAGCCGCCCCATGGTGACGGCTATCGGGTGACCATCTTTGCAGAGGCCCAGATGTTCATGACCGAGGCGGCCAACGCCCTGCTCAAATCCCTGGAGGAACCGCGTCCGGGCAATGTTTTTGTCCTGGCCGCTCCACAGCGCGAGCGATTGCTGGAGACGCTGGTATCCCGTTCCTGGGTGGTCACTCTGGCTTGGCCCGACGTGCGCGAGAACTCCCCGGAAGTGACGGAGTGGACCACCGCCCTGGTCTCTTTCTGGCAGAGCGGGCGCGGTTGGTTCGAACGGACCTCTGCCAAGGGAGCGGTCAACAAGGACCTGGCCATGGACGTGGTGCTCGGAATGCAGCGTGAACTGCGCGAGGCATTTTCCGGGTCCTGCGCGACAAGGCTCTCGCAGGGATTGGCCAAAGCCTATGGACCGGCTGAACTTAGACGTATCGGTCTGATCCTTGAACAAGCACAGGACGCTCTCAACACGCAGGTGCCGGTTAATCCGGCCATGGTGCTGGATTGGGTAGCCACCCGGATGGTCTAG
- a CDS encoding GNAT family N-acetyltransferase, with the protein MYITAYADHDTDAIVELITGIQIGEFGVATSAEKQPDLRDIPGFYQQGAGNFWLAFEGDELVGTIALKDVGDGVCALRKMFVKKEYRGKERGVAVALMQTLLSWARSNGVREIYLGTVDIYHAAHRFYEKNGFTEVSPGQVPESVPFMEVDVKFYRYCF; encoded by the coding sequence ATGTACATCACCGCCTACGCCGATCACGACACCGACGCCATCGTTGAACTTATCACCGGCATTCAGATCGGGGAATTCGGCGTGGCCACCTCAGCGGAAAAACAGCCCGACCTTCGGGATATTCCCGGATTCTACCAACAGGGGGCTGGGAATTTCTGGCTCGCCTTTGAAGGTGACGAGCTGGTGGGAACCATCGCCCTCAAGGATGTGGGGGACGGCGTGTGCGCATTGCGCAAGATGTTCGTGAAAAAGGAGTACCGGGGCAAGGAGCGCGGTGTTGCCGTCGCCCTGATGCAGACGTTGTTGTCTTGGGCGCGGAGCAACGGGGTCAGGGAAATCTACCTTGGCACCGTGGATATTTATCACGCCGCCCATCGCTTTTACGAGAAGAACGGCTTTACCGAAGTCTCCCCCGGTCAGGTGCCGGAGTCGGTGCCGTTCATGGAGGTTGACGTCAAATTTTATCGGTATTGCTTCTGA
- a CDS encoding Na+/H+ antiporter NhaC family protein, translated as MRLRVLFAVIVTLISIVFACPALAAGQPQGVANAEAFGLLTLIPPLLAIILAFVSKNVVLSLFIGVFSGCFMLKLDGWDVYHAIIGGFLSLSGQLLASLADTWNAGIVLQVLAIGGLIALISKMGGAQAIAEAIAKWAKTPRSSQFSAWFMGLLIFFDDYANSLTVGPIMRPVTDKLHVSREKLAFIIDATAAPIAGIALISTWVAYEVGLIRDGYTMIGLEANAYGVFVETIPYRFYNIFILLFILCTIWFLREFGPMRAAENRARSGKVFSDSATLMSSDETSSLVPAPHVIPSVWSAILPIGTLIAAAFLGFYFNGYGAIEDAAQLASIDAAPLSFTSMRICFGASDASVVLFQAALVASLVAIAMAVIKKIMPIKEAIETFVTGVKSMNITAVILLLAWSLSGIMKDLGTALYLVGVLSDSLPPFLLPSIIFILGSVISFATGTSYGTMGILMPLAIPLSFALNPNPDFVILNIGAVLTGAIFGDHCSPISDTTILSSMGAGCDHIDHVRTQLAYSLTVAAVSILAGYIPAGLGAPAWVTLLAGSLMVVGVVRVFGKRIEG; from the coding sequence ATGAGACTTCGAGTACTGTTCGCCGTTATTGTCACTCTCATCTCCATCGTCTTCGCCTGTCCGGCTCTGGCCGCAGGTCAACCGCAGGGCGTTGCCAACGCCGAGGCTTTCGGCCTGTTGACACTCATTCCGCCCCTTCTGGCCATCATCCTCGCCTTTGTCAGCAAGAACGTTGTTCTTTCATTATTCATCGGGGTTTTCTCCGGCTGCTTCATGCTCAAACTGGACGGATGGGATGTCTATCATGCAATCATCGGCGGCTTCCTGAGCCTGTCCGGCCAACTGCTGGCCTCCCTTGCGGATACGTGGAATGCCGGCATCGTACTCCAGGTCCTGGCCATCGGCGGACTCATAGCCCTCATCTCCAAGATGGGCGGTGCCCAAGCCATTGCCGAAGCCATCGCCAAATGGGCCAAAACACCCCGCTCCTCACAGTTTTCCGCCTGGTTCATGGGCCTGCTCATTTTCTTCGACGACTACGCCAACTCCCTGACCGTAGGACCGATCATGCGACCGGTCACCGACAAGCTTCATGTCTCCCGCGAAAAACTGGCCTTCATCATCGACGCCACCGCTGCCCCCATCGCGGGCATCGCCCTGATATCCACCTGGGTGGCATACGAGGTGGGCCTGATCCGCGACGGGTACACGATGATCGGCCTGGAAGCCAATGCATACGGCGTCTTCGTGGAAACCATTCCCTACCGGTTCTACAACATCTTCATCCTGCTTTTCATCCTGTGCACCATCTGGTTTCTCCGCGAATTCGGCCCCATGCGCGCCGCTGAGAACCGCGCCCGTTCGGGCAAGGTGTTTTCCGACAGCGCCACGCTCATGTCTTCGGACGAAACCTCCAGCCTGGTACCCGCCCCCCATGTGATCCCCTCGGTCTGGAGCGCCATCCTGCCCATCGGCACCCTTATCGCGGCGGCCTTCCTGGGTTTCTACTTCAACGGCTACGGCGCAATCGAAGACGCGGCCCAGCTTGCCTCCATCGACGCAGCCCCCCTGAGTTTCACTTCCATGCGCATCTGCTTCGGAGCATCCGACGCCTCCGTGGTGCTGTTCCAGGCTGCCCTGGTAGCCAGCCTGGTGGCCATAGCCATGGCCGTGATCAAAAAGATCATGCCCATCAAGGAGGCCATCGAGACCTTTGTCACGGGCGTGAAATCCATGAACATCACGGCGGTCATCCTGCTTCTGGCCTGGTCCCTGTCCGGCATCATGAAGGACCTGGGCACCGCGCTCTATCTCGTGGGCGTGCTTTCCGATTCACTGCCTCCCTTCCTGCTGCCGAGCATCATCTTCATCCTCGGTTCGGTCATCTCCTTTGCAACAGGAACCTCATACGGCACCATGGGCATCCTCATGCCCCTGGCCATTCCCCTGTCCTTCGCCCTCAACCCGAACCCGGACTTCGTGATCCTGAACATCGGAGCCGTGCTCACCGGGGCCATCTTCGGCGACCACTGCTCCCCCATCTCAGACACCACCATCCTCTCTTCCATGGGGGCCGGCTGCGACCACATCGACCATGTACGCACACAGCTCGCCTACTCGCTGACAGTGGCTGCGGTCTCCATCCTCGCCGGATACATCCCGGCCGGACTTGGCGCCCCGGCGTGGGTAACCCTGTTGGCAGGCAGCCTGATGGTGGTGGGCGTTGTCCGCGTCTTCGGCAAACGGATCGAAGGATAA
- a CDS encoding class I adenylate cyclase, whose product MGEKQSNIGIISKALDHCINDPGMTDGAGIGDLAIEFMQWCDATPSPGQVDATALTEVVLTFYRIAGNSNDIQTMQSCLQALVRSGRFGRALCSRFVSGKTMPIPQLAAKVASWPAQDRLALAHEMLLNYPGNNDKEILNWLENLLKPLMGTDPAELAPFVARLGEQGITLAFPVRQIIVGGLFGRWINARLTNGTSGPELEQLCRIIRGIGDANYAEALAKAVELNQIVPNVTVLRTITALGEAGNKTIMGMLLKTLSNAANGLAGACLEAIIAQDHPGAGKLLASVRGKMPGLKNAAISRAPLLGDIGHMQYIASFPEDAQLDIHMEMLGVLEAIAPDFTRNITRQCLSKQAASLSHATTAIKSRPKKENTDDPAQSGFFKRLFKSRPKSLEELLPKFNNLRDMKLPSSRVEDTEMDGRELTGLTLTGSEFTRTTFTRTKVAGTSLDDTVFSLCLLTSSEFKNTDFTGTEFSRTTFAGCSFNDCSFKGTVFTDCTFEECRFRNCGMGDTAFLNTKLDMTDVAACTLAGSSFHRCSLRATRFGTTDFTYTELIGNDFQGVEFIDSILHAMYIRECNFTSIDMPGTTVTRSIIKNSDAGHPQFLANRIRQMTLFAREVEKNGIPKTKETDPFLTQKALNAWSRELTFMRRERRMLENNRQRLNRAMNTISRDQQVFLRILPLLLDTDTFERKFNFGQVPTCRVWEYYPELTTLELARQHFGDFPARNTAPDVRILAVYSMGSLGTVAQTAKSDLDCWVCYDSDITLTMEADLKRKLDAIALWAESEFAMEVHFYPMRMDDVRDNRFLSGDEESSGSAQALLLKEEFYRTALKLAGKNIAWWVTPAGASCKIYDACISASRRYPICGKPRLEDFGYLAPVPPSEYFGGSLWQMVKAVHSPFKSVLKLGLLEIYASPHTSTLPLCDRIKRNLTRNRQGKLNTDPYTALFSILHAYYQERNETNASALLKESFRLKANLSDIPFFMNLTTRPEDESLISVLFGSGYVEPDRIARINRSWPFEKSLRMGALVRQYMVDTYQRIQEGLNEKGKTKAMINAEDLTRMGRRIGANFAKKKHKIMRVPFMDIKDTGFPILHFSAERKPGSPPIWAVRGGTAVEAKQSADALQLLHRNPDPVHMMAWLLANRIYQPRSLLQADRSIAPIAVADLQKVMTSLHEFFPFAQTFERDINEGLHSERVTSAFFIFNLTAPPDSKRIEQAAVLYTTNWGEMFCRTFLRPGQILERSPSQFLAHKLDQPVPDPPKMSLFVPKGSQCKRFPLV is encoded by the coding sequence ATGGGCGAAAAACAATCGAACATAGGGATCATTTCCAAGGCATTGGATCATTGCATAAACGACCCCGGCATGACAGACGGGGCCGGTATTGGCGATTTGGCAATCGAATTCATGCAATGGTGCGATGCCACACCATCTCCCGGACAAGTCGATGCGACCGCTCTGACCGAAGTTGTGCTTACCTTCTATCGCATTGCAGGCAATTCGAACGATATTCAAACCATGCAAAGCTGTCTGCAGGCCCTTGTCCGTTCCGGCAGATTTGGCCGTGCCCTCTGCTCCCGCTTCGTTTCCGGGAAAACAATGCCCATCCCCCAACTGGCCGCCAAGGTCGCCTCCTGGCCCGCCCAGGACAGACTGGCCCTGGCCCACGAGATGCTCCTGAACTATCCGGGCAACAACGACAAGGAGATTCTGAACTGGCTCGAAAATCTGCTCAAACCACTGATGGGCACGGACCCGGCAGAACTGGCCCCGTTCGTGGCCCGATTGGGAGAGCAGGGCATAACCCTGGCCTTCCCGGTCAGACAGATCATTGTCGGCGGGCTTTTCGGTCGCTGGATCAATGCCAGGCTTACCAACGGCACCAGTGGACCCGAACTTGAGCAACTCTGCCGGATCATCCGGGGAATAGGCGACGCCAACTATGCGGAAGCCCTGGCCAAGGCAGTGGAACTGAATCAGATAGTGCCGAACGTCACTGTCCTGCGTACCATCACGGCCCTGGGCGAAGCAGGCAACAAGACCATCATGGGAATGCTGCTCAAGACCTTGTCCAATGCAGCCAATGGATTGGCCGGCGCCTGTCTGGAGGCTATCATAGCACAGGATCATCCCGGTGCGGGAAAGCTGCTGGCATCCGTACGCGGCAAAATGCCGGGACTGAAAAACGCGGCCATATCGCGTGCGCCCCTCCTGGGCGACATTGGTCACATGCAGTACATCGCTTCGTTCCCGGAGGACGCCCAGCTGGATATCCACATGGAAATGCTGGGAGTACTGGAAGCCATAGCGCCTGATTTCACCCGGAACATCACCCGGCAGTGCCTGTCCAAACAGGCCGCTTCCCTATCCCACGCTACAACGGCCATCAAATCCAGGCCCAAGAAGGAAAACACCGACGATCCCGCGCAATCCGGATTTTTCAAAAGGCTCTTCAAATCCAGACCCAAGTCCCTCGAAGAACTGCTCCCGAAATTCAACAACCTCCGAGACATGAAACTGCCCTCCTCTCGTGTGGAAGACACGGAAATGGACGGACGGGAACTGACAGGGCTGACCCTGACCGGCTCTGAATTCACCCGGACCACCTTTACCCGAACCAAGGTGGCCGGAACCTCCCTCGACGATACCGTTTTTTCACTCTGCCTGCTGACAAGCTCCGAATTCAAGAATACGGACTTCACGGGCACTGAATTTTCCAGGACCACCTTTGCCGGTTGCTCATTCAACGACTGCTCCTTCAAGGGGACGGTCTTCACCGACTGCACCTTCGAGGAGTGCCGATTCCGCAATTGCGGCATGGGCGATACGGCCTTCCTGAACACCAAACTGGACATGACGGACGTGGCCGCCTGCACCCTGGCAGGATCAAGCTTTCATAGGTGCTCCCTGCGGGCGACCAGGTTCGGGACCACTGACTTTACGTACACCGAGCTGATCGGCAACGATTTTCAGGGGGTGGAATTCATCGATTCCATTCTGCATGCGATGTATATTCGGGAGTGCAATTTCACTTCCATCGACATGCCGGGGACAACAGTGACCCGATCCATCATCAAGAACTCCGACGCCGGTCATCCCCAGTTCCTGGCCAACCGCATCCGCCAAATGACCCTGTTCGCCAGGGAAGTGGAAAAAAACGGCATTCCCAAGACCAAGGAAACAGACCCCTTCCTGACCCAAAAAGCCTTGAATGCATGGTCCAGGGAGTTGACCTTCATGCGGAGGGAAAGGCGGATGCTCGAAAACAACCGCCAGCGCCTGAACCGGGCCATGAACACCATCAGCCGCGATCAGCAGGTATTCCTGCGCATACTGCCGCTGTTGCTCGACACCGACACCTTCGAGCGCAAATTCAATTTCGGGCAGGTGCCGACCTGCCGGGTCTGGGAATATTATCCCGAATTGACGACACTGGAGCTCGCCAGGCAGCACTTCGGCGATTTTCCGGCAAGAAACACCGCCCCGGATGTCCGCATTCTGGCAGTATATTCCATGGGCAGCCTCGGCACCGTGGCCCAAACCGCCAAGTCGGACCTCGATTGCTGGGTCTGCTACGACAGCGATATAACCCTGACCATGGAGGCCGATCTCAAGCGCAAGCTGGACGCCATCGCCCTGTGGGCGGAAAGCGAATTCGCCATGGAGGTCCACTTCTACCCCATGCGCATGGACGATGTCCGCGACAACCGTTTCCTGTCCGGTGACGAGGAAAGTTCCGGGTCGGCCCAGGCTTTGCTCCTGAAAGAGGAATTCTACCGAACCGCATTGAAGCTGGCGGGCAAAAACATCGCCTGGTGGGTGACCCCTGCGGGCGCCAGCTGCAAGATATATGACGCCTGCATTTCCGCTTCCCGCCGCTACCCCATCTGCGGAAAACCGCGGCTGGAGGACTTCGGCTATCTCGCGCCGGTTCCACCATCCGAATATTTCGGAGGATCGCTCTGGCAGATGGTCAAGGCCGTGCATTCGCCCTTCAAGTCGGTGCTCAAGCTCGGCCTGCTTGAAATATATGCCTCACCCCACACCTCGACTCTGCCCCTGTGCGACCGCATCAAGCGCAACCTGACGCGCAATCGACAGGGCAAACTGAACACGGATCCCTACACCGCGCTCTTCTCCATCCTGCACGCCTACTACCAGGAGCGGAACGAGACCAACGCATCAGCCCTGCTCAAGGAATCCTTCCGGCTCAAAGCCAACCTTTCGGACATCCCGTTTTTCATGAACCTGACCACGCGGCCCGAGGACGAAAGCCTGATCTCGGTCCTGTTCGGCTCAGGCTATGTCGAACCGGACCGCATCGCCAGGATCAACAGGTCCTGGCCCTTTGAAAAATCCCTGCGAATGGGGGCCCTGGTCCGCCAATACATGGTGGACACCTACCAGCGAATTCAGGAAGGGCTGAACGAAAAGGGCAAAACCAAAGCCATGATCAATGCCGAGGACCTGACCCGCATGGGCCGCCGCATCGGTGCCAACTTCGCCAAGAAAAAGCATAAGATCATGCGGGTTCCCTTCATGGACATCAAAGACACAGGCTTTCCCATCCTGCATTTCTCCGCAGAAAGAAAACCGGGCAGTCCACCCATCTGGGCCGTTCGGGGCGGCACGGCCGTGGAAGCGAAGCAGTCGGCCGATGCGCTTCAACTCCTGCACCGCAACCCTGATCCGGTCCACATGATGGCCTGGCTGCTGGCCAACCGCATATACCAACCCCGAAGCCTGCTCCAGGCCGACCGCTCCATTGCCCCCATTGCCGTTGCCGACCTGCAAAAGGTCATGACCTCGCTCCACGAGTTCTTTCCCTTTGCGCAGACCTTTGAACGCGACATCAACGAAGGCCTGCATTCGGAAAGGGTCACCAGCGCCTTCTTCATCTTCAACCTGACGGCCCCTCCGGACTCCAAACGGATAGAGCAGGCCGCCGTACTTTATACAACCAACTGGGGCGAAATGTTCTGCCGGACGTTCCTCCGGCCCGGCCAGATACTCGAACGCAGTCCCTCCCAGTTCCTGGCCCACAAGCTTGATCAACCCGTTCCCGACCCCCCGAAAATGAGCCTGTTCGTCCCCAAGGGCTCGCAATGCAAACGGTTCCCTCTGGTATAG
- a CDS encoding acyl-CoA dehydrogenase family protein, translating into MYTLRTLPGDDVRQIMWRFAERFDLQMSIQSARSIARSTVAKLVAEGARNTHEWTDQKGELLTAFDQSGLTALFMDPHQGGFIEGPKNLALALVAFELAWVDAGAATSSLASCLALAPIHEKGTSEQRDKYMAACVPPQPGEDRNIWRGAFALTEPLPYIGVDTGVLCGKATVADWQDGEEPMLQIDKRGRFITNMDFANFVTAAVESKDDRIKGTFMIILEDTDEGTFDRGAPTLKMVHQLSSTRDPVLNLKVPASRIIGGYDVVDGVIVPKFNHSEIIGAVFHRTRIPVGLMTSAKLLSAVEPVIRYHRNRFRGGDACSEGSPRFDKGIQINEDALQRLADVWASGEAGCSLAFAAARLADRFDPVEKAKEAHFTAQGVTSIRKQMSALRELKEQVREFIDLEYAPAAERDHARYADLQGDTLVQYSYMEALAGVLNPGVKLWNTGEGANKMREAVALVGGYGITEDCPGFLMQKWTDCQLEATYEGPEAVQRRHLTLTMTSEIFQYIMENWIKQMQAAGANVPGLGGFVLASAMELWQHTLEFLQNAKDDEGRKLYHNKRQGVTFPMADALGWLLGPYFMATDVMELIEKGPMSPTLAEGLEDLTSFYKDMCHIQAARAAGEVARICTELVYGFNTCCCNAPTAEPGVRVECTGRQDLAKFRELKAKVDMCMAGSRMAKDRAGSALANVMIPEALDYPMG; encoded by the coding sequence ATGTATACACTGCGTACTCTTCCGGGAGATGACGTTCGTCAGATCATGTGGCGTTTCGCCGAGCGTTTCGACCTCCAGATGTCCATCCAGTCCGCCCGATCCATCGCCCGCAGCACGGTTGCCAAATTGGTGGCCGAAGGTGCCCGCAACACCCACGAATGGACCGACCAGAAAGGCGAACTCCTGACCGCCTTTGACCAGTCCGGGCTGACCGCTTTGTTCATGGACCCCCATCAGGGAGGATTCATTGAAGGACCCAAGAATCTGGCCCTGGCCCTGGTCGCCTTTGAGTTGGCCTGGGTCGATGCCGGTGCCGCTACCTCTTCGCTGGCCTCCTGTCTGGCTCTGGCTCCCATTCATGAGAAGGGCACCTCTGAACAGCGTGACAAATACATGGCCGCATGTGTTCCGCCCCAGCCGGGCGAAGACCGGAACATCTGGCGCGGCGCATTCGCCCTGACCGAGCCGTTGCCGTATATCGGCGTGGACACCGGTGTGCTTTGCGGCAAGGCCACTGTGGCTGATTGGCAGGACGGTGAAGAGCCCATGCTGCAGATTGACAAGCGCGGCCGGTTCATCACCAACATGGATTTCGCCAACTTCGTCACCGCTGCCGTGGAATCCAAGGATGACCGCATCAAAGGCACTTTCATGATCATCCTCGAGGATACCGACGAAGGCACCTTCGATCGTGGCGCGCCCACCCTCAAGATGGTCCACCAGCTTTCCTCCACCCGCGACCCCGTGCTGAATCTCAAGGTTCCGGCCTCCCGCATCATCGGCGGCTATGACGTGGTTGACGGCGTGATCGTACCCAAGTTCAACCATTCCGAGATCATCGGCGCGGTCTTCCACCGCACCCGCATTCCCGTGGGCCTGATGACCTCGGCCAAGCTTCTCTCTGCCGTTGAACCGGTCATCCGGTATCACCGCAACCGGTTCAGGGGCGGCGATGCCTGTTCCGAAGGTTCTCCCCGTTTTGACAAGGGAATCCAGATTAACGAGGACGCGCTCCAGCGTCTGGCTGATGTCTGGGCGTCCGGCGAGGCTGGATGTTCCCTGGCGTTCGCCGCAGCCCGCCTTGCCGACCGTTTCGATCCCGTTGAAAAGGCCAAGGAGGCCCATTTCACCGCACAGGGCGTCACCAGCATCCGCAAGCAGATGTCGGCCCTGCGCGAGTTGAAAGAGCAGGTTCGCGAATTCATTGATCTCGAATACGCCCCCGCAGCCGAGCGAGACCATGCACGGTATGCCGATCTGCAAGGCGATACCCTGGTCCAGTATTCCTACATGGAAGCCCTGGCCGGTGTCCTCAATCCCGGCGTGAAGCTCTGGAACACGGGCGAGGGTGCCAACAAGATGCGCGAGGCCGTGGCCCTGGTCGGCGGCTACGGCATCACCGAGGATTGCCCCGGTTTCCTCATGCAAAAATGGACCGACTGCCAGCTTGAGGCCACCTATGAAGGCCCCGAGGCCGTGCAGCGCCGTCACCTGACCCTGACCATGACGTCCGAAATATTCCAGTACATCATGGAAAACTGGATCAAGCAGATGCAGGCGGCAGGCGCCAACGTGCCTGGTTTGGGCGGGTTTGTCCTCGCCTCTGCCATGGAACTGTGGCAGCACACGCTTGAGTTCCTTCAGAACGCCAAGGATGATGAGGGCCGCAAACTTTACCACAACAAGCGGCAGGGCGTGACCTTCCCCATGGCCGATGCCCTGGGTTGGTTGCTCGGACCGTATTTCATGGCTACCGACGTCATGGAGCTCATCGAAAAAGGTCCCATGTCTCCGACTTTGGCAGAAGGCCTTGAAGATTTGACCAGTTTTTATAAGGACATGTGTCATATTCAGGCCGCTCGAGCCGCCGGTGAAGTGGCCCGTATCTGCACCGAGTTGGTCTACGGTTTCAACACCTGCTGTTGCAACGCGCCTACCGCCGAACCGGGAGTCAGGGTCGAATGTACCGGTCGCCAGGATCTTGCAAAGTTCCGTGAACTCAAGGCCAAGGTCGACATGTGCATGGCCGGTTCCCGTATGGCCAAGGATCGCGCCGGCAGTGCCCTGGCCAACGTGATGATCCCCGAGGCCCTTGATTACCCGATGGGCTAA